A genomic region of Pirellulales bacterium contains the following coding sequences:
- a CDS encoding cob(I)yrinic acid a,c-diamide adenosyltransferase, with product MKIYTKTGDQGETGLFGGPRVRKDSPRIEAYGTVDELNAVLGAARVETTELDAPLDELLARVQNDLFDLGAELASPQAEKHRRAIAAAQIAELEQAIDRYEERLPPLREFILPGGSPAAAQLHLARTVCRRAERLVVALSAAPGESVSDLAIVYLNRLSDLLFVLARVANQLAGKADVAWQKRGE from the coding sequence ATGAAGATCTACACCAAAACCGGCGATCAAGGCGAAACCGGCCTGTTTGGCGGTCCACGGGTCCGCAAGGATTCCCCCCGTATCGAGGCCTATGGCACGGTCGACGAACTGAACGCCGTGCTAGGCGCCGCGCGCGTCGAAACCACCGAGCTAGACGCCCCCCTCGACGAACTGCTTGCCCGCGTGCAAAACGACCTGTTCGACCTGGGCGCCGAACTGGCCTCGCCACAGGCCGAAAAGCATCGCCGCGCCATCGCCGCAGCGCAGATCGCCGAGTTGGAACAGGCCATCGACCGCTACGAAGAGCGCTTGCCGCCGCTGCGCGAGTTTATTTTGCCCGGTGGCTCTCCCGCCGCGGCGCAGCTTCATCTGGCCCGCACCGTCTGTCGCCGCGCGGAGCGTCTCGTCGTCGCCCTCTCAGCCGCGCCTGGCGAGTCGGTTTCGGATCTCGCAATTGTCTATCTCAACCGGCTCAGCGATCTCTTGTTCGTACTGGCGAGGGTCGCCAATCAACTGGCCGGCAAGGCCGATGTCGCCTGGCAAAAGCGCGGCGAGTAG
- a CDS encoding ammonium transporter, producing the protein MLTSSALVLMMTAPGLAMFYGGLVRKKNVLSVIMQCITLMGLMSVIWALYGYSLSFGGAAAWIGNDQYLLMRGVQATWDEATNASVIPLHDTLPIPMLTHMLFQGMFFIITPALICGAFAERMKFSAMVIFSILWGTIVYCPLCHWVWDGGILAYGSESAKTFSAGGALDFAGGTVVHISSGISALVCALVLGKRLGYGSQPMPPHNLTYTALGAGLLWVGWFGFNAGSALAADGIAASAFAATHFSAAAGALSWAGLEWIMRGKPTVLGASSGAVAGLVCITPAAGFVLPMPAIFMGALAGVVCCLACSLLKNKLGYDDSLDAFGVHGIGGTLGALLTGVFATRAVWDISLKGEKLGLLEGGPVLTAQAIATGVTWIMAAVVTLVLLKLIDWTIGLRVTENNERQGLDLTEHGEEGYIFL; encoded by the coding sequence ATGCTCACCTCCTCGGCGCTGGTGCTCATGATGACTGCCCCCGGACTGGCCATGTTCTATGGCGGTCTCGTTCGCAAGAAAAACGTCCTCAGCGTCATCATGCAGTGCATCACCCTCATGGGGCTGATGTCTGTCATTTGGGCGCTGTACGGCTATTCGCTCTCCTTCGGGGGCGCCGCTGCCTGGATCGGCAACGATCAATACCTGCTCATGCGGGGGGTGCAGGCCACCTGGGATGAGGCCACCAACGCCTCGGTCATTCCGCTTCACGATACGCTTCCCATTCCCATGCTCACACACATGCTCTTCCAAGGCATGTTCTTCATCATCACCCCCGCGCTCATCTGCGGCGCCTTCGCCGAACGCATGAAGTTTAGCGCCATGGTGATCTTCTCCATCCTCTGGGGAACGATCGTCTATTGTCCGCTTTGTCACTGGGTGTGGGATGGCGGCATCCTGGCGTACGGCAGCGAGTCGGCCAAAACCTTCTCGGCCGGCGGCGCGCTCGATTTCGCCGGCGGCACCGTGGTCCACATCAGCTCCGGCATCTCGGCCTTGGTCTGCGCGCTTGTGCTCGGCAAGCGATTGGGCTACGGCAGCCAGCCGATGCCGCCCCATAACCTCACCTACACCGCCCTGGGCGCTGGCCTGTTGTGGGTGGGTTGGTTCGGCTTCAACGCCGGCAGTGCGCTGGCCGCCGACGGCATCGCCGCCAGCGCCTTCGCCGCCACGCATTTCTCCGCCGCCGCCGGCGCGCTCTCTTGGGCCGGCCTGGAATGGATCATGCGCGGCAAGCCCACCGTGCTCGGCGCCTCATCCGGCGCGGTGGCTGGCTTGGTCTGCATCACGCCGGCCGCCGGCTTCGTGCTGCCGATGCCCGCCATCTTCATGGGCGCGCTGGCCGGCGTGGTCTGCTGCCTGGCGTGCTCGCTGCTCAAGAACAAGCTGGGCTACGACGACTCGCTCGATGCCTTCGGCGTTCACGGCATCGGCGGCACCCTCGGCGCCTTGCTCACCGGCGTCTTCGCCACCCGAGCGGTCTGGGACATCTCCCTGAAAGGCGAAAAGCTGGGTCTGCTCGAGGGCGGCCCAGTGCTCACCGCGCAGGCTATTGCCACCGGCGTCACTTGGATCATGGCCGCCGTCGTGACGCTCGTCTTGCTCAAGCTGATCGATTGGACCATCGGTCTGCGTGTCACGGAGAACAACGAACGACAAGGGCTCGATCTCACCGAGCACGGCGAAGAAGGCTACATCTTTCTCTAA
- a CDS encoding ammonium transporter codes for MAHVRRPIFLILALISCLAVARAQNATFDEDAGIVSVEGDSATSDVQPTAADSGDNAWLLTSSALVLLMTAPGLALFYCGLVRKKNVLAVMMQCVFLMGLMTVVWATYGYTLAFGGDPQADPDHFHPYIGNTDYLFMGALHQGSESKGVQPYYNESSRQVIYPMTGTVPTLTHMLFHGMLFIITPALICGAFAERMKFSAMALFMILWGTLVYCPLCHWVWDNGPLSFDNQQGWFRSLDFAGGTVVHVSAGVSALVCALVLGKRLGYGSEPMPPHNLTYTVVGAALLWVGWFGFNAGRAGAANNLAASVFTATHFAAAAGALAWTLVEWITRGKPTVLGACTGAVSGLVCVTPASGYVQPMPALLVGALGSVACYFAVTQLKPRLGYDDTLDVFGVHGIGGTLGVLLTGLFATKAIKGGTEALGLFENGKLFGAQIGAVAVTWAYAAVVTFILLKLLDWMMGLRVTQQQELQGLDLTQHGEEGYIYI; via the coding sequence ATGGCGCATGTCCGCCGACCGATATTCCTCATCCTTGCATTGATAAGCTGCCTTGCCGTCGCGCGCGCTCAGAATGCCACATTCGACGAAGACGCCGGTATCGTCAGCGTCGAGGGAGACTCCGCCACCAGCGACGTGCAACCCACCGCCGCCGACTCTGGCGACAACGCCTGGTTGCTCACCAGCAGCGCGCTGGTGCTGCTGATGACCGCGCCAGGCCTGGCCCTCTTTTACTGTGGACTGGTTCGCAAAAAGAACGTGCTGGCCGTGATGATGCAGTGCGTCTTTCTGATGGGGCTAATGACCGTCGTCTGGGCGACCTACGGCTACACCCTGGCCTTTGGCGGCGATCCGCAGGCCGATCCCGATCATTTCCATCCCTATATCGGCAACACCGATTACTTGTTCATGGGGGCGCTGCACCAAGGCAGCGAGTCCAAGGGCGTGCAGCCGTATTACAACGAAAGCTCGCGCCAAGTCATTTACCCCATGACCGGCACGGTCCCCACCCTCACGCACATGCTCTTTCATGGCATGTTATTCATCATCACCCCCGCGTTGATCTGCGGCGCGTTCGCCGAACGCATGAAGTTCAGCGCCATGGCCCTCTTCATGATCCTGTGGGGCACCTTGGTGTATTGCCCCTTGTGTCATTGGGTCTGGGACAATGGGCCGCTGTCGTTCGACAATCAACAAGGCTGGTTTCGTTCGCTCGACTTTGCCGGTGGCACGGTGGTGCATGTCAGCGCCGGTGTATCGGCCCTGGTCTGCGCGCTGGTGCTTGGCAAACGGCTCGGCTACGGATCAGAGCCCATGCCACCGCATAACCTCACCTACACCGTGGTCGGCGCGGCGCTGCTCTGGGTCGGCTGGTTCGGCTTCAACGCCGGTCGAGCCGGCGCCGCCAACAATCTGGCCGCGAGCGTCTTCACCGCCACACACTTCGCCGCCGCCGCCGGTGCCCTGGCCTGGACCCTCGTCGAGTGGATCACGCGCGGCAAACCCACCGTGCTCGGCGCTTGCACCGGCGCCGTCTCCGGATTGGTCTGCGTTACCCCCGCCAGCGGCTATGTGCAGCCCATGCCCGCGCTACTCGTCGGCGCCTTGGGCTCGGTGGCCTGTTACTTCGCCGTCACGCAACTCAAGCCGCGGCTAGGCTACGACGACACGCTCGATGTGTTTGGCGTGCATGGCATTGGCGGCACGCTCGGCGTCTTGCTCACCGGTCTGTTCGCCACCAAGGCGATCAAAGGCGGGACCGAGGCCTTGGGCCTGTTCGAGAATGGCAAGCTGTTTGGCGCCCAAATTGGCGCCGTCGCCGTCACCTGGGCCTATGCCGCGGTCGTCACCTTCATTCTGCTCAAACTGCTCGACTGGATGATGG